Below is a genomic region from Rosa chinensis cultivar Old Blush chromosome 5, RchiOBHm-V2, whole genome shotgun sequence.
ATGTATTGTAACTGATCAAAGAACAAGTAAGCAACAGGGGAAAATACTATAGACAAAAGAAGCTCAGAACCAAGCTTGCACTCATCTTGATGAGACTGGAAAAGCCTAAACCCAATATGTTCTCAAAACTACAATCATTTTACCACTCATAATGCTAAAACCTAAACCCATAATGCTTAATCTAAACCTACCCCATTGTAGATTTGAAAGCATAAATAAAGAACCCTGTTTCAAAAGTATAGTCCTTAACTCAATAACCCTTATGTACCGTTTTGATTGTACCAAGATAAGATACCAAAAATTACTCATTGACAAGAAAATGTGTTTTTGTTACATGGGTTCTTTAAAACTGTGAAAATTAAGCATTCTTCACAGACATCAACAGCTAGCAAGCATTGTACTTCATTCATTACCTCAGCAAAACAAATGTCAAGCGGAATTTGACACCCAGAGAGACCTCAGATTATCATCATAACAACATTACTAAGTTGTAAAATTTCGAAACACAAATCAGTGCACTTGAAGTGTTAAGTTGTACAATACTTCTTCTACTTCCTCACACACAGAGAGACAAAAGCAAAGAAGCAAAAGCAGGGATTAGGGTCCGACCATTCTAGCAGCACGCATCTCCATCATGAAAGCTTCTTGAGAGTTCCTAACAGGTGGCTCATTcacctataaaaaaaaaaaaaccaaaaatcgtCACACCCACATCGCCTAAACGTCAATGAAACACTTCCATTCTAtttaataagaaaaattatctACATAATTTTATTCAATTTAGAGAGAAAAGAACAGACCCTGGATACGTTGACGAGGTAGCTGAAATGGTCGACGATGTTGGCGATGTCTGTTTCCACACTCTCCAGCCACTTCTTCTGCTTCTTAGCTGCCGCCAACGCCGCCGCCGATGTGGGCCCACTCCCGGCGCCGGACCCACCTCCGGCTCCTGCTCcgcttcctcctcctccccctctGTTCATTCTTCCCTTTCTTTTGTCTGTACTATCACCGCCCGCATATACAATACGAGAAATAGGGACGGGCAGAACTTTAAAATGGGCTTTACAAATTATGTGTCTTTCAATGAATCTGGGCCCAGTCAATCATAATCTTGTGCCCAAAATTAAGTGGGCTTTTGTACAACGTATCTGTAATGGGCATTGGTTAagagcattttgtgaagaacaaaaaaaaaaggatcgatATTTTCAAGTTTTGTAAATTGGAGCTAGATAGTTAGTTCGTGCCATGGAAGGAATTTGAATCAAAATAAGGACTGACATGGATGGATTGACATGTTTTGACCCGCTACGAGGTTACGTTGTCGGCTTTATATTGTATGTCTTTTGAAATTTACATGTGCAATGAGTTTAGAATTTGTAGGGTGATTTTTAGAATGTGTCAGAACTTGTGGAACACTTAAATATAGATTGGACCCAAAGTTTGTCAAATGAGATTTTTTTATTCTGTCGATTGGAAGTTTGGAACACATTCTCTAAAAAATATGCTTTACTAATTGTGAGATTAATGAACATGAAAATTTGAATAGAAATAGGGCCTGACATGGtttgtgacgttggaaggtgcCATGGGGCACTCGTAGCATGCAATCGCATGCCGAAACATGCTAAACTTTGTTAATATTATGTTTTCTTGAAATTATCCTACACTATAAACTCACCATCCATGTAGCATAATTTTTAAAATGTGTTCAAATTGACAAAACACCAAAAgttcaaacaattttttttttgtttatgaattttgttgtttctttacTTTGAAAAACTGTAAAAAAGAGTCGTGATTTTAAAATTTTGTCAGTTTAAGAAGTGCTTAAAAATCATCATTTGAGAATGGAAAAATTTTGGTGAGAaaataagaacatgaaatctTGTTTCAAGGAAGTTTTTTCCTAAAGGCATCTCCGAGCTTCTCGAAGCGACCTTGGTtttcgaaacctaggtttcgactGGCGGCGGCGTCTTTTCTTTAGGCAAGGCGGCGATCGTGGACGACAGCGACGTAGGGAGGGATCTCTACTGTGATCGTGGGTGTGGCAAGGGGTTTTCTCAAACCTTGTTGGCAGTTTTTTCCGATTTGCTCCAGTCGGGCCGAGCGACACTTGTCGTCAGGCTTCCTCTTCTCTTGTTTTGTGGTTCTTACTAATCAGAGGTCTGGTCTCGGGTTGGGAGACAATTGCCGTTCAGAGGACAGTTTTTCTAGTTAAGGTCACGAGGCAGGTAAGAGGCCAGATTTGTTTGTCCGGTTGAATGCCAAGACTTGTGAGGATTGTGGTCAACGAGACATCAAGGTCAACAAGCAGATCGGAGGAACCATATCCGTCTGGTGCTGGTATTTTGCTGATTGACAAATAAATGGTGTGTGGAAGGGCCGACCGGCGGCAGTGATGGCCAGGCAAAGGATCTAGACTTCTAGTTCTATAGCTTGGGTTTGGCTTGGGCCTTTAAGCCTAGGCTCAATTCGAGTCAGCAGATTTCAAAGAAAAGCATGAAAACCAACCTGTTGCCGAGGTTGTTAGCTGCTAGATTTTAAGTTCTGCTACTAGACAATTGGATGCAAGTCTTGTTTAGGTAGGGGTAAACTCTATAAGtttttctaagatgtttctaattgtgatttgtaccacaattgcgtgtcagaaaattagactagatgaataatTTTTTCCTTAGGAAGCGAGGTTATTCTTGCTTAGTTAGACTTGCGTCATGCGAGCTTCTcattagactttaatgagtttagtttggCTTAGATCGATTTTCTAGATCTTCTTATGTAAATTCTGTAAGACTCTGGCATGTTTTCATGACTTGATTACTAATACAATAaacttctattcaaaaaaaaaaacttgaaatcttggcaaaaaaaaaaaattcaagtccACGCTTTTGGGTGAGAAATGAAGGTTTGACATGAATTATCTATAACTAGGTGCGTCAATATAAGAATTTGCAGGCCATTACAGTGGTTCGGGTTTAATGGTAGGTGAGGGAAGTATCAAGATGGGTTTTGACTTTGTTTTCAAGATCACCATGGAGATTTTCAAGCAACGAATACAAAAATTAAGCATTTTTTTTACGAACTATATAAATATCGTGACTTTGATTAGGTGTGATATTACCCCTGAGAATCAGGTAACTGCTCTACATATGCTCCAATTTAACAAAGATGGACAAAAACATCATCGATGATTGATTATTAAGAGTCTGATTATCCAAATGATTTTATATAAATTTAAGGTCAAACAACTAGTGCGAAAAATAATAGTGTGGACTGTGAAGCACTCATTTCTTATGATGCCTCCTCACCACACAATGGGGGGATGAATGGAAGAGGTCAAAATCTCCACATAACATGGCAGGATTGCAGGGTACTAACCGCCCTTCTCACCATCACTATCAATGTCTAACCTTAGCTAAGCTTAGCTGTTTCCAAATCCTACCTTTGTTCATGCAAGTAGCAACTCCCACATAAAACGGTGATTATACAACTATTACCGACCACATTCCCTTTCATCCTTGATATTGATTGCTTCTGCAACTAATAAAACACCCCCCAAatcttggttttgtttttatgtttggtACATagaatgtaaaaatttcaatgATGAACAGCTCGATCACATGTATTCTTCTCCTTCGGTGGGATTCGCTTACATGTATCTTCAGATATGTTCTGTGTATTTGGGCATAAACCATTGACTTCCCCCACTGATATATAATTGTTTGCATGCTCAGTCTCAGAGTTGGGTTGTCTCTTCCAAGATTAGCAAAGATTGaccttttccttttcaacattaTGAAGTGCACACCAGTCATTACCAGATTTAGAGCCTTAAAGGTATTATATATGAGGGAAATGAAAGGGACCAATAAATAATTAAGCTCTAGACTAATGACAATATTTGTTTTAGTTGTACTTGAAAGTGTAGTGCACTACTACTATGTGAGAGACTGGTTTGCCATTGTTTCTAGCGCTATCGAATTCAAGTTAGTTACAAGGATTTCTGAATCCTATACCTAATACTGTTTTAGTGCTTATGGGAAAACACTAGCTCGCACCTACTTAGACCCAATTTGGCATAACTTATGTTAAGTAAAAAACTGCTTAACCTATcccttcaaaataaaaaattaaaaaactggTTAATATAAGTTAAATAGTAAAAAATATTTgataaaatttaattaaacagtTTATTATTTTAAAAGTTATATCATTAAGCTATTGTTTAAAAGTTGGTAAGAGACAGTTTCTATATGCTTAAAATTACAGCTGCTTATAATTTACGTTAAGCTATCTCCAACCGGATCTTAAGCACCTATGATTGTTTTGTAATTAACAATTAATGTGCTTTCAACAAAATCACTTTCTTAGATTCTTCTGTAAAACAGTGTTAGACGAGCTTTAAAGAACTCAATATCCTCCTTATGGTGTTCTGGTAATATCTTATCTTCCAAGTAGTTATGTACCTTGACTACCTTCATTTCAAATCCACCCAATAGTACTGTTATGAAGTCTTGCATATGCGAGCATGTCACTAAACCATGATGGATAAAATCCAGATTGTCGGCAGACTCGTAATCTCGTTATATAATTTTAACCCACTCCAATTGTATTTCCAAGAAACAAACCATTTAA
It encodes:
- the LOC112165955 gene encoding mediator of RNA polymerase II transcription subunit 22a; this encodes MNRGGGGGSGAGAGGGSGAGSGPTSAAALAAAKKQKKWLESVETDIANIVDHFSYLVNVSRVNEPPVRNSQEAFMMEMRAARMVQASDSLLKLVSDLKQTALFSGFASLNDHVEERMAEFDKQAEKTDRMLARIGEEAAASLKELEAHYYSSSVPHAHENYLQQ